In the genome of Leishmania major strain Friedlin complete genome, chromosome 22, the window atgtgtttGCGTGTATTTTTTCTTGCTTGCTGCTTCGAAACGCGacgaaaagggggagaaTTCCGGGGGAAGAGTCAGAGGAAAGAAGACAAAGAAGGAAGGCGGAGGGGAAGCAATAAAAATGTCGTACATGCACATGGTTATGTGCTTCCTTCTCTTTAGCACAAgcgtagacacacacacacacacacacacaaccgaCACACAAAGCAGGCGCCCTTTTTCCCCTTACGGCCGTTGATTATAATCGCGCATCAGCCGTCACTGTGGAATGTCATCTCATCTCTGGTCTCCTGACTCTTTATCGATCTCGAGTtcacagacgcgcacacagccacacATGTATGCGAGCACAGCTTCACAGAGAGCAAAATCGAGACACACTTGTCGCTGCTTCTGGTTTCAAAGTTCATGTACTTGATCTCCTTTTCCTTGATTTTCCTTTCTCAATGCGCCATGCTCGCTTTCATTGGTGGCATTGCTTAGCCTTCGTCATTGTTTGTCGAGGTACGGGCACAAAACACATGAGcaagcgaaaaagaaacaggccgagaggaaagagagaaacggTAGTCGACGTGAGCGAGATACCAAGCGAAACGTAGCACATCTACGATCGCACACACTACATAaacacacagaggcacacGACAGCATAGAAGCATTGTATGCAACTCCAACGAACGCGGATCGTCGCATGGATAACAACAGAAAGATGCCGTTGCGTGCCTGTTTGTAGACGTGTGctcgtgcacgtgtgcttgTGTATGCTCGAATACCACTGCCAGTGCAGTTGGACTGACTCGGATAGCCTCGGACAGCAAAAACGCAAAGGGCAAACGAAACACCTTTTCAATCCAGTAAAAGCCTCGGGCTAGACGCAAAACAAGCCGAAAAAGGGGGGTAACAGAAACAGTGAAACGAAGGGTCGAAAAAGGGAACAAATACAGCCATCTGCGAGACGGCAAACAAGAAAGTGAGGCCAAGCATACACAATTCTTTGAAGGCCCAAATCTTGCACGTCTGACTGTATGTGcggaggggtgaggggggtATGCGTTGGCTGTTCGCGGGTGTGCAAGCTGCCGTGTAGAAgaagcgaaacaaaaaaaacgaaagaaagaggTAGGACAAGATACACAAACGTTCACACAGAGAGGCATGCACGCACATATCCAACAAGGCCAAGAGAAccgaacaacaaaaaaaaacgaaacagaAGGCAAGAAAATCGCGATGAAGCCAAAAGGAAAAAGCAACACAGGAGGTGAGATGCTCGATCCAATGAAACGCAAACACAAACAGAAGCGTCAGTGTAAGATGAACCCCGCTGCTGATACAGTAGTCGTAGAaaggggaggcgggggaggaggggggaggaggggggactGTGTTTGTCGCAGTATTTGTACACACAAGCCCCGCTGGCTTCTGTGCGTTTGTTTGCACCGCCGATATGTCACTGCGGTTTGCCTTCATGCTCAGCCCTTTgttctttcccttttttttgcccccccccctctgcccctcacACACTGAAGATTTGcctgcacatgcgcgcagcTTCCCCTCCTTCTACAAAAATAACGCTgcactctttttttttgtcgtggGGGAGGAGTGGATAAAAACCCTGAAGCCcgaagcgcgcgccgccaTCCCGTCTGAGGCCTTTGCTGAAATAAGACACATAGAGGTGGAGAAAAAGGAAGCACAAGCGAaacaataaaaaaaaaatacgaGTAGTTAGATAACAGATTAGAATAGAAAAGGTGGGCGGGAGAGTGGCGctcctctccacctctcAGTGCACCgacaaagacacacacacgcacacgtgggcacgcaacacacacacacatagcgTCTCCTCGCGACTACATGAGAACCGTATAGGGGTTCAGGCGGTACACACCACGGCGCACAAAGTCTACGCCGGGAATGCAGTACGGCATGAAGCTGGCCGTGTCGTTGTACCCGTAGTACTCAGTAGCGGTATCCACTGTCGCGGGGTGCGCTTCCTGTTTGGACTGGTAGGGAGGAAGCGGGGTGCTCGTCAGGTGGTAGCTCGAGTCTGAGCGACTCGACTGGGTAGCAGCAGAGTACGACAGACTGGTAGCACTGCGCACCTTGTCCCCGTGAATTTCCTCTGTGGCATCCACATCCGTTCCCTTGGCGCTGCTCAagggcgccgcagcaggccCTGCAGCAAAAAACGGAGCCGATGGGGTTTCCACGACAATCGTGCCGCGTGGCATGTGCTTCTGATGAGCGCCGCCGTTGTACCGCATCGACACCTccgactgcagcgccttctcgCGTCCCTCTGGCACCAGCCATACACCCTCCACGCCGTTCACCGAGTCAAAGAAGAGACGATGGTGCGCATCGAGCATCCGCTTCACGGTGGCCTCTTCGTTGATTGTGGGCCACGCGCAGCCCTTGCCAcgctgtgtgtgggtgttgCGGCGGTTCTCCACCGACACCAGTGCACCAGTCGAGGCGTTGAAGACGTTATTCACCAGCCAACGCACCATGGGCACcgtgccggtgcggcgcagctgaccGAGAAAGAGGCGCTGACCGCTCTGTGGGCGAGGCTTCTGGCAGCGGTTGTTGCCGCACACGGCCCCGTGTGCGTTGAAGAGGCAGCAGTGCGGGCACGACCACGGTGTCTTGTGCTGCGGAGCCAGATCTGCCTCGATCTCCAtctcgctgctgtcgagATCCTCCAGGCAGGGAAGGAAGATGGCCGGTACCTTGCTCTGCGGCATGCGGGCAACCGTGACGCGCGGCAAAGACTGGCGGAAATGGAAACGGCTCACCCCGCGCACCTGCATGGCAGCCTGCCAGGGTAAGAAGCTGAAGATGTTCTCCCAAACGTCCTCGTTGTGAGTGAAGTACGTCTTGGTgcggagcggcgccgtgAGCTGCGAAGCGAAGCGGTAGGCGacgacctcctcctcctcctcaccgtCGTCGTTGAAGTTCTCGCTGACATGAGAACccgcggtggaggaggaaaTGCCCTCGGACATGTCCATGAACGGCACGTGCTTGTCCGACGACGCAGACGAGTAGTACGAAGAGGAAGAATGGCTCTCATTCTTCAGCGAAGGGCGTCCGCGGAAGCTGTGCGAATCGGCCACCAGCTCAGTGCTCAGCACGCTGTCCTGAATGTTGACCATGCCGGTGATCGTCTGGGCGGCGAGTATCAGCATCAGAAGACTAATCTCCTGGTTCAGCATGCGCTTGCTGGGGCGCTGCGCTGGCATGCAACCACGGGCACCCACCGTCGGCAATGCCTCGGCGTTTCTGTACGGAGAACCCCCACTCACCCCCTTACAAGGCGAGTCCTCCATAACGGTCGCGTTTGCCTTCTTCATCGTCTTTTGCGGCATACTGGGTCGGTGGGCTTGGGTGTGGAAAGGCCGAAGAGGAGAAAAATGAGAATCGGCGAGTCGGTAGCTTCCGGCTGTTTGTCGCTTTCGTTGTTGCACTGCACCGAAGAAGGGGATTCCGATGGCGTCAGATGCACAAGAACAATGAGGGAGCGCAATCCTCTGAAACAAGGGAAAGGTAAGACGCAAAGAGGAAAGGTGTGGTGAGGTGTTGTCTTTCGtcggggcgggggaggggaggacgCGTTTGCTTCAGACGGTGGTCCGATGGAAAACGCAAGAGTGTGAAAAGCAGCAAAGGGCAAGAgagtggggtggtggtggaaagaagaagcgagaaGAGCTGCGAGAGAAGCAAGCAAGTGAGCAGGTATGTAATCAAGCACGAGGGACCAAGAGGAAAGAGAATATGCAGGAGAAAAGAGTGTTGCAGAAGACATTGAGCGTGGCAAACCTGCACACGCCGCGGTTGCAACTGAAGTCACTTAGGGCACCGGGTGCGGGAGTATGGGTCTCATTGCGGAGCGCAAGCAAGCCGACTTGCTTTCGATTGTTACAGGCACTGGCTCCTCGATTGCGCTGCGGTCTGGAAGAGTGATTAAACGCCAATTTTAGCTCTACGGACTTCGTTGCCAACAGGGTCAGCGCcctctgcacgcgcacaccaacaGCTCCGCACACACGACGCATAATGAGAGCTCTGGCCCGCggccacctccaccaccctCGGGGTTAGTACCGCGGTTGAATTAAGTCGAGAACTTCCTTGCCTGGGATCACATGCTGAGCGCGCTCGCCCTGTAGGGCCTCCTGCGTCTCTTCTGCCATGTAGCCACCACTCTGACCGCAGTCAGAGATCCAGGCACGACTCACGGGAGTCCCACAGCGCGAGCCGCACAGTTTCACTACCTGGTTGACGATCTCCCAGCCCCCCAACACCTGCCCTACAACGACAAACTTACGATCGAGCTGCTCATTGCGCCCCAGATTGAAGAAAAACTGGGATCCATTTTGGTTCGGCCCACTGTGCGCCATGCCGACAGTGCCGGGCAAGTGCTTCCCGGCCTTTCCCTCAAAAGACTCATCCGGAAACGGATATCCAAAGACGCTAACGTTGCTGCGGCCGTCCTTAGTGAGAATGTCGCCGCCTTGCATGACAAACCCTGGAATAATGCGATGAAACGGGGTTCCCTTGTAGTACAACAAGCACTGACCATATCCGCGCTCGCCAGTGCACAGCGAGCGGAAGTTCTCGCTTGTTCTCGGCACAACGTCCCTAAACAGCTCCACCGACACGCGCCCCAGGGCGTCGCCTTCGGCGGTGATGTCAAAATAGACCACCGGGTTAGTCGCTACGGGGGTGTACGGCATGTAGAGCGCCGCGCGATTCGACTGGAGCGCCACACGCGAGAGGCGCCACATGCTTCAAGTTTGCTAATCTTTCCTTTTTCCCTTTCCCGGGGCACACAGCACGGGGAGCAAGCGACGAGGGCTTGCCCAATGAAATGCCTGTGACGTGAAGTGTGACGCGTCGCCGAACTTGGTGAAGGTATCACTTGTTCGATTAATGAAAATAACCGGCGTTAATGCGAGGACAGGCGAACGGAAAAGAGGAAAAACAAGCAGGGCATCAAAACAGCGGGAGTAGTGAGTCAACCAGCAGATTGCCACTGTAAGAGAATCACTTGCAGAGGGAGGACCTATGGCTGCCACCGCAGTAGGTGGGGTTGCCCTCCATCGACCTCTGCTTCTTTTTACCGGCGCCGAGACGGAAGTACCAGCCTTATTTGCGCACCCTCAAGCTGAAACTGTCGCACTGTCAAGCAAATGGCAGTGGGGAGAGCCACATTTAGCACCGACACTTGACAGCGCGCCAGAAGAGAGGCGCACGCTCCTCTTCCCGTATCTTATTTTGGTGTGATTGCCTTCAATCAAGCTCATCCAAGAGAATGCGTATGCTGTTGAGGTGGTGCGATTCCATCGGTTTCGCTTACTCATTTAGCCTTGAGGAACCACcgcaaaaagaaaaaagatCCTCTTCAACGTGTCATTGTACCACAAACAGGTCAGCTAATATGCGCATATAACCACGGCCTCCCTACCTCTGCTACTCACTGCGGCTATGTCCAGGAACCGGGTCAACCAACACTCTTAGGCGTCGTTCAGGCCCACTGCACCTCCACTGCATACGGTGCAGGCTAGGTCCAGGCTTGCACTCCGCATCACCGCAACGCAGCTAGAGCAGAAAAGCAGTAGGTGGATGCGTATATCTGTCGAATCGCCAACACGACTCGTAGTGAGCTGGTCCAAGCGTGATCATCACCGCAAGCCACTTCGGCACCGCGCCAGCCCAGACCTGTCCGCCGGTACCAAGAGTCCGCAGCCGTACCCGAGGGCAGGCTATGCGGGCTCTTGGCGCTTCCAGTGAATGGGACACTGGACCCTGATACCACACTGAGGTGGCCGGCATCAGCAAGGGCCGTGAAGAAGGACAAAAATAAATCGTACAGGAAAGCGAAAAAGATACAAACTCGCCGCAtcgcccttttttttcgtttgttcGGTCGTGCTGCCTCTGTTGTTTTTTTGCCCTTCTTTCAAAGAAAAGACTGTAACACACCACTCTCTCCTTGCGAGAtgaacaaacaaaagagcCAAGATACAGTGAGAAggcgagaaagaaaaaaaggagagtACATAAATGAATCAACCCATACATGTCCGCTGCGGATACACtttcttgcgtgtgtgtgtgtatgtgtgtgtgtgtgtgcttgtctgCCTCCCATTTATGTCTTTGAACTAACGCGCAAACACTGCAGTCCAAATCCTAATCCACTACTCAGCCATAAAGAGATGGAAAAAAAACACCACCATGTTACACCACGACACCTGAAACGCGAGCGATAACCCTCTTTAGCCTGTGCACTGGTGGTAGTTGCTCTCGGAAGCTATTGTCCCAACCTAAAACGCACCCTCGAACATCGATAGCCCTCAGCTGTCTCATCAACTTTCCTCCACGTTGTAAGGCTTTGCACCTGCTTTGTAAGCGCGCTGGTCGCAGAAGACTCCACAAACAACATACAAGAAAGGCAGCGCAACACCACTTGCTTTTCGAATGCACTCGCGAtcacggtggtggcgcttcGAGCTCGTCATGCCAGTGCCCACCGCAAGCGAGTACAGAGCGATAAAGAGACGGTTTTAGCAGCATGCAGCAgccttcttcttcttttccttcgACAGGGCTGTGGGGCCGCCCTTTTGTGCAGCGgcctttccctcctccttcatcctctcctcctccgctctcgCCCGGTCGAGGGCCTCCTGCTGGCGACGCTTAGCCTCGAATGCGTCCAGCTTGCGGCGCGCTGAAAGGCAGCGCAGACCCAGGTTACCGTAAAGAGCACGCATGAAGTCTTTGTCAGTGATAGCACCCTTGTTTTCAGCGTCTAGGATGCTAAAGAGAgcgtccacctcctcgtcggaCAGGGCATCGTTCTTGGAGCTGCCCTTGGCCATGATTTCTTCCAGCGACCTGCGTGTGATAACATGCGCCGGGGCCACCACAACAACACATTTCGCCATGTCCTCAGCCGACATGAACGATGACCTGTTATCTTCGCAGAGCTCGGCGAATTCGTAGGCAGTCATCTGGCCAGGATACGTGGTCTTGCCCACCGCCTCGCCAACCGTGGGTGACGCCAGGCAGTAGCCAGCCTCGAGAGCGGCCACTGTGATCATTTCACGAGGCAACACCTCTACGCCATCGCTGCGGGTGATGTGGCGCTTCTCGAAAGCATCCCTCGTAGAGATCAGCATCGTTGGTGGCAATGAAAAGAGGCAAGAAAGTAAATCCAAAATCAAATGATGACCCTAGATGAGATCCTTTTCCTTTTGCGTACGTTCAAGCAAAAACTCCTGTTGTCGGGTGATAGGCCACAACAGCGAAAAGGGGTGGATTGCAAAGAGAGTAGACTGCCAGTCATGAATAAGCATCATCCTGTGAGACGAAACGACAGTATGCTGTCATCGATATCCTTTGAACACTAAGAAATAGTAGGAGAGTGGCTGCAAAAACTGAAATCGCAACACGGCAGCGACTTCCACGTCACACTTACTCCATAACTAACAGGGCGGCCACAAAAAGGTGCTGGTTAGTCCTTGGAAGGGACTGGAAGAAAATGGCGCTCTAGgttttttttcgctttgtGGCGACTCGTTTCGAGCTAGTTGTGCACTGCAACGACGCAGAAGAGTTAAAGAGGCTCTAGTGAGCGGGAGGTCGAAATGTGACCACCAAAATCACCCACGCGCCTGAAAACGGATCCCATTTCGTTCGACGAAGGATTCATCTTGCTGGGATACAGCTTATTCTTGAAAACGACCCAGTCAAACTCGTTGTCGAAAGACCGTCCACTCCCGTGTAACAGCGCCCGCGCCTGCTGCCCCTTCGAACGGACCATCCTGGTGCACAAAGGTGAAGCTGATGAAGCGGCAGGCACGGCGCCTGCAAGCTTTTCCTGTATTGATTTCAGATCAGCATTGTCGGGAAACACTTCGAGACCTTTTTCAACTATTCTGCTAGCTCGATCGAAGTCCTCCTGATAAGCAGTTGCGGTCGCCCACAAGACATATCCACGGCCACCACTTTTTCTGCTCGACATCGCCTGTGGTTCCAAGAGAGCAGCTTGTCGTCCATGAAACTCCGCCTCTTTGTAAAGACCGCCAAGGATGGCAGCGGCTGATGCATTAGAATGCACAACGCCGTCTGTGTTGTCATCGTGAGAAAAGCCCAAAGAGCtagaaaggagagagaaggcgctTTCGTAGTCCTCTTTCAAAGTACAGCCTTCCGAAAACGTGGTCAGCAATCGAATCAGCTTTTTTTCATCGTCGGAAGTGCTAGGGTTAGGCGAAGCGTATGAACCAATAGCTTCGCTCATCGGCACAGAAATCTGCCCTCGCAGATTCTCACTGTCGTCAGAGTTGTTGATGCCGCCAGGTAGTGTCAGCGGCTCGTCGAATGCCAAGCGCGCCAATCGCCGGTGCGGAGTACTGCCACACGCGCTCAGTGACTCGTTGTACTCGAACAAGTCATCTTTCAAGCGCTCACGCAATGCGGGTGACCCGAGTGCTGCACGCACTGCAAGAGACGGTACGCGAACATTCAGCTGCCTTTCAAATTGGGCCAACGGTGCAGCAAAGCTCGAGACTCCACTTTCAATGCTCCGATACCCCCTTGTGTTTTCTCTGATAGGAACCTCTTCGAGGCATTTGAGAAGGCTGGACGTCGCATCTTTCAGTTCCTCGTATGGATTCTTGACGAAGCACTGCAGCCACTCTTCAACTTCGATAGGGACGTGCTGTTGCTGATATGAAGCTAAAAATTCAGGAAGGCGAAACGGTCGCTCGATCCCTGTGGGAAAGCACCCCAGTGTCCACCAGTACTTCATGACGTAAGGACCTGGCCCGTGTGGACCGGCAAAGCGATAAAGATACATGGTGGGATTCAGTGACATGTGCTTCTGGTGCTTGGACCCAGGAGCCCAGCTACCACGCTGATAGCTGAGAACGACGCATTGCCGGCGTAGCATTCTTCTGCAACGAGTGACTGTGCGCGTACAACAGGTGAGATGAATAGGAAAAAGAGTGAGGGTGATGCAGAAAACCCTGGAATAAAGGCAAGGACTTCCTCGGTCGAGCAGAGCGCGAGTTGGCCGCGGCAGTCTCTGGGTCAAGAAGTAAATAAGAGCTTCGATCCGAATCCAGACGATGAAGCGGGTCGAGAAGACACGTATCGGTGCAATGAGTACATGACTCGTGCCTATCGGTGCATGGTCATCCATAGAAAGCACTTTCCAGCTTGTAGCGCAATGTGAAAGACCCAAAAGTCCCATGGATGAAAAGAGAGAGTGCTCTGTGGCCACATGAACGAAAGAAGCGCTTCGCTAATCAGAGAACTTCCTCAGGAGTCGTAGCCAGTTGATATACTCCTCCTGCTCAAAAAAGAAGGCTTGAGCCATGATAAATTCGGCAAAGGCGTTGTTTACTCCACGCTCATCCAGGTAGTCGAGAATTTCGTCGGAAAGGTCGTCATCAAGCTCACTAAGCATTGGCCCTCTATATTTGAAagcgcaccggcggcgtGCATCACCAGAGGAGCCGTGCATATCCGTTtttgccgcagcagcgtcattACGGCCGTAGCACGCCTTTGCGTTCTCAAACGCCTCTTCTGAGGGATGAATTGTAAGTGCATCCATCACGAGCTCCAGGTCAATCGAAGTGAGTCTGAACTCAAGTCCCCCGGCCGGATACTTTTTTTTGCGCATAAACAAGCCAAAGTTGAGGTACTCTTGCTCTTCACGCTCCCCGTTGTCCATGCGATACGTTCCTTCGTACTGCTTCGTCTCCATCAAAGTGATTACGTGTAGCTCCTCAGATCCGCAATGACGAATTTCAACATTTTTGAATAAATCAAAACGGTTTGATCCAGATGCGTGCTCCATCCTCCACCCAACTGGAAGAAGCGGCTGAGGCGGAAGGAAATCGCGAAGCCCTTCCTCATATTCCTCACGCATCGTCAACTGATAAAGCTTTCTATGTCGCCTGGGCTCGCTTCGTACCGGCAGCTCTTTTGTACTAGCGATGGCGTTCCGATACGAGGCCCCCAAGACAGCCCGAGCCCCTGGCATCATCGTGTAGCGTCGCAGCATTGCATAGAATCCCTGCAACTTCTAGTATATGTAACTGCATGAAAGGTATGCATCAAATTTAGAAAAACAGAGGAGAAAGGCGCCATTAAATGCTGCATCTTCTGTGTTGGCTCGAATATGAAAGAaacagcagcacaagaaCCTGTATCATTAGTGATTCACCCAGATCGCCCCACATCCCTTTCCTCAATAGTGAGCGAGAATCGACTCACAGTTCCTCTACTCATATATTCTAACTTGAGTGTGAATAGCACAAGATATCATAATAAGCGACTCAAAATTCCTTCTTCTCTGAAAACCAATATCTTCTTCATTCCATTGCCCCTTTGATTTTCCTATCAACATCGTTCGCCACTTGTCCGCTGCAGCCCCATCGCTTACCCGATGGGTCATACACCGGGTGTACAGCCAAAAGTCACCAACAACAATTCGTGACTTCTAGAGAAGCTAAATCAGCACGCTGACAATTTTCACATCTCCCTTCGCCACTGCcacagcgacacacgcatGAGGCGCCACAGACATTCCCTATTCCATTCGCCCCAAAAACCCGCTAAACTTCCCCGGAAAACGGGGGCACCCTCGGGTGGCATAACAGGGCCCAGCACCAGCCCCGTGGGGGagcccagcagccccacACCCCTACCGGTGCCGAACCACTTTTTGGTGGCGAAAGGGCCAGGCACCTGCGACGTGGGGTGTGAGAGCGATTCATGGCTACTGACGCCGGTGGTCCGatcctggatggcgtggcgtcggggcGGCGTGTGACAGCTCACGCGTATGTGTCATTGATGTGCGTGTCAAAGTGTCAGCGCGACCCGTGCGTACCCAACCCGGCCTTCGCGCTGATTACTGGTGGCGGGCTGAATGTGGGACACGAGCCGTGCCCAGGTGGCCGCGCCGGCGTTGTCGCGGCGCGTGTCGCAGGTTGCTTTTCTCCACCCGCTGGGGCTGAGAAGGCAGGTTGGCGCAGGGATCGGATTATGCGTCGAAAAAACGTTTTTTAGAAGAAGTCAGTTTTCCCACGGTAGCTGTGCAAAGCAAATATGCCACCGGTGCGCGAATGAATAAAGGGCATCATTGCCGCACAAGCGGAAAACGCAGGCGTAGCGTCATCTGGCTAATTCATTCAAACCGTGGCGGCCTGGAAAGGATcagatgggggggggggggggcttggGCGGCAAAAAGCTCTCCCCACCACGTGAAACCCGCGCCAAGGCCCAGGGTTTTCCACCCCCAAGTTTCAGTCGCCGTTAGGTGACTCAACGCAGCGCACTTTCGCACTAGACTGCGGCCAAGATAATGCGAGGCTGAATATCCAAGTTTATCAGAGTGAGCACCCTCGCGGTAGTGCTAAAAGGCTTTTGAAAGGAGCGGATGGATTTGGAATGTGGCGTCTAGCCTTTCAGATGACTAAACTTGTTGCGGGGAACTTTTCAAAAGTGCTGCCTTTACGCAAACTTTTTACCCCTAGGCTTCTTTTTTCATTGGCAGGGCTAACACTGGTAACTATGGACATTATTTTCTGTCAGGTTTCTCTTTTTCACGGTCTTCACGATCTGACAACGAAAACCCGAGATGCAAACTCAAATGACTCCCTTGGCCAGGCGTCTCCTGCCACACTAAACGTACGACCCTGCTTCCTGCAAATGCCGATTGGCAAAGGCCCACACCAACTTTTCAGTTGACGCCCCAAAACGTGCCGTTCTTCTTAGCGGCTCTCGTCTAAAAGTTTGCGCCATGGAGAGACGCAGCCCAGCACATAAGAACACAAGTAGAAACAAGTCCGCTCATGTGACACTTCCTTTTTCTTCCACTTTCCCGTCAAGCACCCTTTTTCGAGTGATATTGAAGCTAAACTCCGCGCTGCCCTGCTTCTTGCGGGCCCCAGCGGGTGGAGAAAAGCAACCTGCGACACGCGCCGCGACAACGCCGGCGCGGCCACCTGGGCACGGCTCATGTCCCACATTCAGCCCGCCACCAGTAATCAGCGCGAAGGCCGGGTTGGGTACGCACGGGTCGCGCTGACACTTTGACACGCACATCAATGACACATACGCGTGAGCTGTCACACGCCgccccgacgccacgccatccaggatCGGACCACCGGCGTCAGTAGCCATGAATCGCTCTCACCCCCCACGTCGCAGGTGCCTGGCCCTTTCGCCACCAAAAAGTGGTTCGGCACCGGTAGGGGCATGGGCCTACCTTTTTTCCTTTGAAAATGTGTCGCTTTCTGGTCATAGGGTGCAAAGGCGTCTTTTCCGCGTTTTTGAAGCGGACAATATCTGAGAGACAAGTGGGTGTAGGCGGTTTGAACTGGTTGGCCGGGGCTGTTTCCTCTTTGGGCGCCGCAAAACGCCAGCGcccagcggcggtgggccTTCCTCTTCACATATTTACGGGAAGAAAGGCAGCGCCAGTAGCTTCACCTTTTCGAAAGCGCTTTTTTGAAAGGCGtcagtttttttttggggggggtCAAAAATAGCCTAGAAAGTCTAGTTCGACAAGTTGAAGCAGCACTCACAGGGTTTTCGGCACGCAAAAGCGAGTGTACAGATTTTTCAAGCTCCCCGCCTCCCTGGATGTGGTATTTTCGTTTGAACCCACAGACCGGATAAGTGGTGGGCCATaagagggggcggcggctgcatAGGAGAAGGGGTGTTCCTCGGGCCCGCActtgtttttttcttcccTACAGTCTGCCCGCGGTTTGCTGGCGACGGGGGTGCCGACCCAGACCAAATTTCTGCACATGATGAATGTCTCGGCGTGCAGAACGTGGGGGGCGACAGCTCTCTCACACTCGTAGAAAAGCTGCTGCAAGCGTTTCAATGACATGATTTCGCGTGCGTTATACCTTTTTATGAATGTGCAAGTGGCGCTCGTGTCAGCATATTTGGTGGGGGATAAATGCTAGCAGGCAAGGCGTGGAAGCACCACAGGGCCGAAAGCTGGCACAATTTTTCTTTGAGCGCATTTTTCTC includes:
- the CYP6 gene encoding putative cyclophilin 6, translating into MWRLSRVALQSNRAALYMPYTPVATNPVVYFDITAEGDALGRVSVELFRDVVPRTSENFRSLCTGERGYGQCLLYYKGTPFHRIIPGFVMQGGDILTKDGRSNVSVFGYPFPDESFEGKAGKHLPGTVGMAHSGPNQNGSQFFFNLGRNEQLDRKFVVVGQVLGGWEIVNQVVKLCGSRCGTPVSRAWISDCGQSGGYMAEETQEALQGERAQHVIPGKEVLDLIQPRY
- a CDS encoding i/6 autoantigen-like protein, which codes for MLISTRDAFEKRHITRSDGVEVLPREMITVAALEAGYCLASPTVGEAVGKTTYPGQMTAYEFAELCEDNRSSFMSAEDMAKCVVVVAPAHVITRRSLEEIMAKGSSKNDALSDEEVDALFSILDAENKGAITDKDFMRALYGNLGLRCLSARRKLDAFEAKRRQQEALDRARAEEERMKEEGKAAAQKGGPTALSKEKKKKAAACC